The genomic segment GCTGGGCATCACCAAGGACGGGGGGCAAAACCTCTACGACTGGCACGACGAGTTCGACATCCAGAAACCCGAGGTGGATTTTGTGTTCGGTGGCACCGAAGACATGGTCATCCACTGCACCCAGGTCGCCCGCCACATCGAAGAGAACCTCAAAGGCGAGATGATGACCACCATCCACGCCCTGGTCAGCCCCGAGTTCTTCGATGCCCTGGTCAAGCACAAGACCGTCAAGGAGGCCTACACCTTCTATCAGGGCACGGCCGGTACCAATCCGTTGCGCGACGATGTGCGCCGGGGCTTTCGTTTCGGCTCCATCCTGTTCGAGGAGTATTTCGGCACCGTCACGTTGGCCAACGGTACGTCTGTGCGCCTGATCCCGCCGCGCGAAGGGGTGGCGTTCCCGCTGGGCACGCTCGACACCTTCCGCACCTACTTCGCACCCGCGAACCTGATGGAAGCCGTCGGTACTTATGGTCAGGAGCTCTATGCCCACCAGCTCGCACGGCCCAACGGCACCGGCGTCGACATCTACACCCAGTCCAACCCGCTGCCGATTGTGAAGCGACCGGCCCTGACGGTGCGGCTGCATTCGAGCAATGGCTGGTGATGGCGATGACCGTATTCGGTGATCTGACCCAAGCCATGTCCGCCATCGTGCTCACCACCTTTGGTGAGCCGGTGGTGTTTCACATCGAAGGACAGCCTCAGGCCTTGGCGGGCCGGGGCGTGTTTACCGCGATGCACCAGGAGGTGGATGCCAGCACGGGCGTGTCGGTGTCCAGCGTGCAGCCCGTGCTGGAGGTACGGCAGTCAGATCTGCCCGCCACGCCCACTGAGGGCGATGCGGTGACGGTGCAAGGTGCGCTCTAC from the Denitratisoma oestradiolicum genome contains:
- a CDS encoding major capsid protein, translating into MTVIVNPFDAGGFTLAEMSAAIQMLPNPYGRVGQLGLFAPEPISQRNVTIESIEGELRLLPAVAPGAPATVGTTDKRSVRSFAVPHIPHNDVVLPEEIQGIRGLGLAAGEDPLVTVMTRKLARMRAKHAQTLEYMRVNALLGITKDGGQNLYDWHDEFDIQKPEVDFVFGGTEDMVIHCTQVARHIEENLKGEMMTTIHALVSPEFFDALVKHKTVKEAYTFYQGTAGTNPLRDDVRRGFRFGSILFEEYFGTVTLANGTSVRLIPPREGVAFPLGTLDTFRTYFAPANLMEAVGTYGQELYAHQLARPNGTGVDIYTQSNPLPIVKRPALTVRLHSSNGW
- a CDS encoding head-tail joining protein produces the protein MTVFGDLTQAMSAIVLTTFGEPVVFHIEGQPQALAGRGVFTAMHQEVDASTGVSVSSVQPVLEVRQSDLPATPTEGDAVTVQGALYLIVEVRPDGLGFLKLMLHKGGGHEAPTHPDS